One Vicugna pacos chromosome X, VicPac4, whole genome shotgun sequence DNA window includes the following coding sequences:
- the USP27X gene encoding ubiquitin carboxyl-terminal hydrolase 27 yields the protein MSCANQGELHHNIVRQHTPTGRALCTGPRPAITGTQGPDSSWNTLSLILEHWLSAASEPHRDACPGLHCLGPAPTAASRHPPAAQAPSPVFWAQSSWAPWSCCPLPAALSAGAPLRPLAAHSPHWQLHGWELLLLPRPLPPAARPGTLLELEGLGTASRGSGPSLSVGEVPAVGMASLCLVPPAAPGAAQRPLGQKAGCQTLNHPWPWEPEEEGATAGGFPGASPASAAASFSESPFWVQRPALPRSLRPGGGHPRSAWPPRRHAQWPPEPGEQGEEPSPVEAEEAEEAETAETAEKAERKVEAEAKVEGKVEAAGKVEAAGTVDATGEVETAGKVDAAGNVETAEGPGRRVELKLEPEPEPEPAREAEQEPKREPKQEPEDENPARSGGGGSDEVPLPTLPSDPPRPPDPSPRRSRAPRRRPRPRPQTRLRTPPQPRPRPPPRPRPRRGPGGGCLDVDFAVGPPGCSHVNSFKVGENWRQELRVIYQCFVWCGTPETRKSKAKSCICHVCGTHLNRLHSCLSCVFFGCFTEKHIHEHAETKQHNLAVDLYYGGIYCFMCKDYVYDKDIEQIAKEEQGEALKLQASTSTEVSHQQCSVPGLGEKYPTWETTKPELELLGHNPRRRRITSSFTIGLRGLINLGNTCFMNCIVQALTHTPILRDFFLSDRHRCEMPSPELCLVCEMSSLFRELYSGNPSPHVPYKLLHLVWIHARHLAGYRQQDAHEFLIAALDVLHRHCKGDDAGKAANNPNHCNCIIDQIFTGGLQSDVTCQACHGVSTTIDPCWDISLDLPGSCTSFWPMSPGRESSVNGESHIPGITTLTDCLRRFTRPEHLGSSAKIKCGSCQSYQESTKQLTMNKLPVVACFHFKRFEHSAKQRRKITTYISFPLELDMTPFMASSKESRMNGQLQLPTNSGNDENKYSLFAVVNHQGTLESGHYTSFIRHHKDQWFKCDDAVITKASIKDVLDSEGYLLFYHKQVLEHESEKVKEMNTQAY from the exons ATGTCCTGTGCTAACCAAGGAGAACTCCATCACAATATAGTCAGGCAGCACACTCCCACAGGCAGGGCCCTGTGTACTGGGCCAAGGCCAGCCATCACCGGGACTCAGGGACCAGATTCCTCGTGGAACACGCTCTCCCTGATCCTCGAGCACTGGCTCTCTGCTGCTTCTGAGCCCCATCGTGATGCCTGCCCTGGGCTGCACTGCCTGGGACCAGCACCTACGGCCGCTTCCCGACATCCCCCAGCCGCCCAAGCCCCAAGCCCCGTGTTTTGGGCCCAGTCCTCGTGGGCGCCTTGGTCCTGCTGCCCACTGCCAGCGGCTCTCAGCGCAGGAGCGCCCCTCAGACCCCTGGCCGCCCACTCCCCCCACTGGCAGCTGCACGGATGGGAGCTGCTTCTGCTTCCCCGGCCCCTCCCACCTGCTGCCCGGCCCGGGACTCTGCTAGAGCTTGAGGGCCTCGGGACAGCGTCCCGTGGTTCAGGCCCCTCTCTCTCCGTAGGGGAGGTGCCGGCAGTAGGCATGGCCTCGTTGTGCCTTGTCCCTCCCGCCGCCCCCGGGGCGGCTCAGCGTCCCCTGGGCCAGAAGGCCGGCTGCCAAACCCTCAACCACCCGTGGCCTTGGGAGCCcgaggaggag GGGGCTACGGCGGGAGGATTCCCGGGGGCGTCGCCTgcttccgccgccgcctcctTCAGTGAAAGTCCCTTTTGGGTCCAGCGGCCAGCGCTGCCGCGCTCCCTCAGGCCGGGCGGGGGACACCCCAGGTCTGCGTGGCCCCCGCGCCGCCACGCCCAGTGGCCGCCCGAGCCCGGCGAGCAGGGGGAGGAGCCGTCGCCAGTGGAGgcggaggaggcagaggaggcggaGACGGCGGAGACGGCGGAGAAGGCGGAGAGGAAGGTGGAGGCGGAGGCGAAGGTGGAGGGGAAGGTAGAGGCAGCCGGGAAGGTGGAGGCGGCGGGGACGGTGGACGCTACCGGGGAGGTGGAGACGGCAGGGAAGGTGGACGCCGCCGGGAACGTGGAGACGGCAGAGGGTCCCGGCCGCCGGGTTGAGCTCAAGCTGGAGCCCGAACCCGAACCCGAGCCGGCACGGGAGGCGGAGCAGGAGCCGAAGAGGGAGCCGAAGCAGGAGCCGGAGGATGAGAACCCGGCgaggagcggcggcggcggcagcgacgaggttcctctccccacccttccctccgACCCCCCGCGGCCCCCCGATCCCTCTCCGCGGCGCAGCCGTGCCCCCCGCCGCCGACCCCGGCCGCGGCCGCAGACCCGGCTCCGTACCCCGCCGCAGCCTAGGCCAcggcccccgccccggccccggccccggcgcgGCCCTGGGGGCGGATGCCTGGATGTGGATTTCGCGGTGGGTCCACCAGGCTGTTCCCACGTGAACAGCTTCAAGGTGGGAGAGAACTGGAGGCAGGAACTGCGGGTGATCTACCAGTGCTTCGTGTGGTGTGGAACCCCAGAGACCAGGAAAAGCAAGGCAAAGTCGTGCATCTGCCATGTGTGCGGCACCCATTTGAACAGACTCCACTCTTGCCTTTCCTGTGTCTTCTTTGGCTGCTTCACAGAGAAACACATTCACGAGCACGCCGAGACGAAACAACACAACTTAGCCGTAGACCTTTATTACGGAGGTATTTACTGCTTTATGTGTAAGGACTATGTATATGACAAAGACATTGAGCAAATCGCCAAAGAAGAGCAAGGGGAGGCTTTGAAATTACAAGCCTCCACCTCGACCGAGGTGTCTCACCAGCAGTGTTCAGTGCCCGGCCTCGGGGAGAAATACCCAACCTGGGAGACCACTAAACCTGAGTTAGAACTGCTGGGACACAACCCGAGGAGAAGAAGAATTACCTCCAGCTTCACCATCGGTTTAAGAGGACTGATCAATCTTGGCAACACGTGCTTTATGAACTGCATCGTCCAGGCCCTGACCCACACTCCCATCCTGAGAGATTTCTTCCTCTCCGACAGGCACAGATGTGAAATGCCAAGTCCCGAGTTGTGTCTGGTGTGTGAGATGTCGTCGCTCTTTCGGGAGTTGTATTCTGGAAACCCGTCTCCTCACGTGCCGTATAAGTTACTGCACCTGGTGTGGATCCACGCCCGGCATTTAGCAGGGTACCGGCAGCAGGATGCCCACGAGTTCCTCATTGCAGCGTTAGATGTCCTGCACCGGCACTGCAAAGGGGATGACGCCGGGAAGGCGGCTAACAATCCCAACCACTGTAACTGCATCATAGACCAAATCTTCACAGGTGGCCTGCAGTCGGATGTCACCTGTCAAGCCTGCCATGGGGTCTCCACCACGATAGACCCTTGTTGGGACATCAGCTTGGACTTGCCTGGCTCTTGCACCTCCTTCTGGCCAATGAGCCCTGGGAGGGAGAGCAGCGTGAATGGGGAAAGCCACATCCCAGGAATCACCACCCTCACGGACTGCTTGCGAAGGTTTACAAGGCCGGAGCACTTAGGAAGCAGTGCCAAAATCAAGTGTGGTAGTTGCCAAAGCTACCAGGAATCGACCAAACAGCTCACGATGAATAAATTACCGGTCGTTGCCTGTTTTCATTTCAAACGGTTCGAACACTCAGCCAAACAGAGGCGTAAGATCACTACATACATATCCTTTCCTCTGGAGCTGGATATGACACCGTTCATGGCCTCGAGTAAGGAGAGCAGGATGAATGGACAGTTGCAGCTGCCAACCAATAGTGGAAACGATGAGAATAAGTATTCCTTGTTTGCTGTGGTTAATCACCAGGGAACCTTGGAGAGTGGCCATTACACCAGCTTCATCCGGCACCACAAGGACCAGTGGTTCAAGTGTGATGATGCTGTCATCACCAAGGCCAGTATTAAGGACGTCCTGGACAGTGAAGGGTATTTACTGTTCTATCACAAACAGGTCCTGGAACACGAGTcagaaaaagtgaaagaaatgaatACGCAAGCCTACTGA